One region of Trinickia violacea genomic DNA includes:
- the pyrR gene encoding bifunctional pyr operon transcriptional regulator/uracil phosphoribosyltransferase PyrR encodes MSFIDAEALYRALLEQIRAAYPGSPGASFGAADGPVLAGIYSGGAWLVERLAKDLGAAEFGVVNIALHRDDYAKKGLHIQASPTSLPFDVNDRRIVLVDDVLYTGRTVRAALNELYDYGRPAAVELAVLADRGGREMPVAARFVGGVVEVGADTTLVLARGDDGHLTFHTEARA; translated from the coding sequence ATGAGCTTCATTGATGCGGAGGCGCTTTATCGCGCGTTGCTCGAGCAGATCCGCGCGGCGTATCCCGGTTCGCCGGGCGCTTCGTTTGGCGCGGCGGATGGCCCTGTGCTCGCCGGCATCTACAGCGGCGGCGCGTGGCTCGTCGAGCGGCTCGCGAAAGATTTGGGCGCGGCCGAATTCGGCGTCGTCAACATCGCGCTGCATCGCGACGACTACGCGAAGAAGGGCCTGCATATCCAGGCAAGCCCGACGTCGCTGCCGTTCGACGTGAACGATCGCCGCATCGTCCTCGTCGACGACGTGCTGTACACGGGCCGCACCGTGCGTGCCGCCTTGAACGAGCTGTATGACTACGGACGTCCCGCAGCCGTGGAGCTCGCCGTGCTCGCCGATCGCGGCGGACGCGAGATGCCGGTGGCCGCGCGCTTCGTCGGCGGCGTGGTCGAGGTGGGCGCCGACACGACGCTCGTGCTCGCGCGCGGCGACGACGGACACCTTACGTTTCACACCGAAGCACGCGCTTAA
- the ruvX gene encoding Holliday junction resolvase RuvX, translating to MNKVVGREATLLAFDYGEKRIGVAIGNSLTRHARALVVLQNRNREYRFEAVGKLIGEWRPDALVVGLPCHPDGTPHEMTQLAKRFGNQLNGRFNLPVTWVDERYSSVEAEADIRQGAARADMLDAEAARIILQQYLDGLSDDHELH from the coding sequence ATGAACAAAGTGGTCGGACGTGAGGCGACGCTGCTTGCGTTCGACTACGGTGAAAAGCGCATCGGCGTCGCCATCGGCAATTCCCTCACCCGCCATGCGCGCGCGCTCGTCGTCCTGCAAAACCGCAATCGCGAATACCGCTTCGAAGCGGTCGGCAAGCTGATCGGCGAGTGGCGGCCGGATGCGCTCGTGGTCGGCCTGCCGTGCCATCCGGACGGCACCCCGCACGAAATGACGCAGCTCGCGAAGCGTTTCGGCAATCAGTTGAACGGCCGTTTCAATCTGCCTGTGACTTGGGTCGACGAGCGCTATTCGTCGGTCGAGGCGGAGGCCGATATCCGCCAGGGCGCTGCGCGTGCCGACATGCTCGATGCCGAAGCGGCTCGCATCATCCTTCAACAATATCTGGACGGACTTTCCGACGATCATGAGCTTCATTGA
- a CDS encoding YqgE/AlgH family protein, whose translation MPKSTDRINLTNQFLIAMPNMVDPTFSGTVVYLCDHSEKGALGLVINRPTDIDLESLFNRIDLKLEIEPLLHVPVYFGGPVQTERGFVLHEPVEGSSYTSSMVVTGGLEMTTSKDVLEAVASGKGPERFLLTLGHAGWGAGQLEEEISKNGWLTVEADPKIVFDVPAEDRLEAALALLGVTLSMLSGEAGHA comes from the coding sequence ATGCCCAAGAGTACCGATCGCATCAATTTGACCAATCAGTTCCTGATCGCCATGCCCAACATGGTGGATCCCACGTTTTCAGGGACTGTGGTCTACCTTTGCGATCACAGCGAGAAAGGCGCGCTCGGCCTTGTCATCAACCGGCCGACCGACATCGACCTGGAATCGCTCTTCAATCGCATCGATCTCAAGCTCGAGATCGAGCCTCTCCTGCATGTCCCTGTCTACTTCGGCGGCCCGGTGCAAACCGAGCGCGGCTTCGTGCTGCACGAGCCCGTCGAGGGCAGCTCGTACACGTCGTCGATGGTGGTGACGGGCGGGCTCGAGATGACCACGTCGAAGGACGTGCTCGAAGCCGTCGCGAGCGGCAAGGGTCCTGAACGCTTTCTGCTGACGCTCGGCCATGCCGGCTGGGGCGCAGGCCAGCTCGAAGAGGAAATCTCGAAGAACGGCTGGCTCACCGTCGAGGCAGACCCCAAAATCGTTTTCGATGTGCCCGCCGAAGACCGCCTGGAGGCTGCGCTCGCGCTGCTCGGCGTGACGCTGTCGATGCTTTCCGGCGAAGCAGGTCACGCATGA
- a CDS encoding rubredoxin, translating into MEYRSWMCLICGWIYDEEAGLPEEGIAPGTRWEDVPINWTCPECGARKEDFEMVQI; encoded by the coding sequence ATGGAATATAGAAGCTGGATGTGCCTGATTTGCGGCTGGATTTACGACGAAGAAGCCGGCTTGCCGGAAGAAGGCATTGCCCCGGGCACGCGCTGGGAAGACGTTCCGATCAACTGGACGTGTCCTGAATGCGGCGCGCGCAAGGAAGACTTCGAGATGGTCCAGATCTGA
- a CDS encoding hydroxymethylpyrimidine/phosphomethylpyrimidine kinase: MSSETLPIVLTFGLSDPTGGSGLQADLLTLASMGCHGVSVLTGYTVRDSASCDEVTGLDPDTVATQARMLLEDMPIAAFKIGAATRAEVVSAIAEVVADYDDIPLILAPDFTLDDEHVLAADELRESIADLLAPQTTLLIADHATLLALAQPDGDADTPTLDAAISHLLSQGAEYILSTETGTHRLVNTLFSEDGQLRQDMWDRPPHRIMGITDTLGAAIAALLANGQEPAEAAREAQEYLYQAARNAFRPGMGAYLPDRFFWARNDEDEQTPPASEPDAPPGEARH, from the coding sequence ATGTCCAGCGAGACCCTTCCGATCGTCCTTACCTTTGGCCTGTCCGACCCGACCGGCGGTTCCGGCTTGCAAGCCGACCTGCTGACGCTGGCGAGCATGGGCTGCCACGGTGTCTCCGTGCTCACCGGCTACACGGTGCGCGATTCGGCGAGCTGCGACGAAGTCACTGGCCTCGATCCCGATACGGTCGCGACGCAAGCGCGGATGCTGCTGGAAGACATGCCGATCGCCGCGTTCAAAATCGGGGCCGCGACGCGTGCCGAGGTGGTGAGCGCGATCGCCGAAGTCGTCGCCGACTATGACGACATCCCGCTGATCCTCGCCCCCGATTTCACGCTTGACGACGAGCACGTGCTCGCAGCCGACGAACTGCGCGAATCGATCGCCGATTTGCTCGCGCCGCAAACCACGCTGCTCATCGCCGATCACGCCACGCTGCTCGCGCTCGCTCAACCGGACGGCGATGCCGATACGCCGACGCTCGACGCGGCGATCTCTCACCTGCTGTCGCAAGGCGCCGAATACATCTTGTCGACCGAGACCGGCACGCACCGGCTCGTCAACACGCTCTTCTCCGAAGACGGCCAATTGCGGCAGGACATGTGGGATCGCCCACCCCATCGCATCATGGGCATCACCGACACGCTCGGCGCAGCGATCGCGGCATTGCTCGCGAATGGCCAGGAGCCGGCGGAAGCGGCGCGCGAAGCGCAGGAATACCTGTATCAGGCGGCGCGCAACGCGTTCCGCCCTGGGATGGGCGCGTATCTGCCGGACCGTTTCTTCTGGGCGCGCAACGACGAGGATGAGCAAACGCCGCCTGCCAGCGAGCCTGATGCGCCACCGGGCGAAGCTCGGCATTGA
- the groL gene encoding chaperonin GroEL (60 kDa chaperone family; promotes refolding of misfolded polypeptides especially under stressful conditions; forms two stacked rings of heptamers to form a barrel-shaped 14mer; ends can be capped by GroES; misfolded proteins enter the barrel where they are refolded when GroES binds): MAAKDVVFGDSARAKMVEGVNILANAVKVTLGPKGRNVVLERSFGGPTVTKDGVSVAKEIELKDKLQNMGAQMVKEVASKTSDNAGDGTTTATVLAQSIVREGMKYVASGMNPMDLKRGIDKAVTAAIEELRKISKPCTTNKEIAQVGAISANSDTSIGDRIAEAMDKVGKEGVITVEDGKSLSDELDVVEGMQFDRGYLSPYFINNPEKQVAVLENPFVLLHDKKVSNIRDLLPVLEQVAKAGRPLLIIAEDVEGEALATLVVNNIRGILKTVAVKAPGFGDRRKAMLEDIAILTGGQVIAEETGLTLEKASLAELGQAKRIEVGKENTTIIDGAGEAKNIEARVKQVRTQIEEATSDYDREKLQERVAKLAGGVAVIKVGAATEVEMKEKKARVEDALHATRAAVEEGIVAGGGVALIRARSAIVGLKGANADQDAGIKIVLRAMEEPLRQIVINGGEEASVVVAAVAAGKGNFGYNAATGQYVDLVEDGVVDPTKVTRTALQNAASVAGLLLTTDAAVTELPKEDAPMPGGMPGGMGGMGMDM; this comes from the coding sequence ATGGCAGCTAAAGACGTCGTATTCGGCGATTCCGCTCGTGCCAAGATGGTCGAGGGTGTGAACATTCTCGCCAACGCAGTGAAGGTCACGCTGGGTCCGAAGGGCCGCAACGTGGTGCTCGAGCGCAGCTTCGGCGGCCCGACGGTCACCAAGGACGGTGTGTCGGTCGCGAAGGAAATCGAGCTGAAGGACAAGCTCCAGAACATGGGCGCGCAAATGGTCAAGGAAGTGGCTTCCAAGACCAGCGACAACGCCGGCGACGGTACGACGACCGCTACGGTCCTCGCACAATCGATCGTTCGCGAAGGCATGAAGTACGTCGCATCGGGCATGAACCCGATGGACCTGAAGCGCGGCATCGACAAGGCCGTCACCGCAGCGATCGAAGAGCTGCGCAAGATCAGCAAGCCCTGCACGACCAACAAGGAAATCGCACAAGTCGGCGCGATCTCGGCGAACAGCGACACGTCGATCGGCGATCGCATCGCTGAAGCAATGGACAAGGTCGGCAAGGAAGGCGTGATCACGGTCGAAGACGGCAAGTCGCTGTCGGACGAGCTGGACGTCGTCGAAGGCATGCAATTCGACCGCGGCTACCTGTCGCCGTACTTCATCAACAACCCGGAAAAGCAAGTCGCCGTGCTCGAAAACCCGTTCGTGCTGCTGCACGACAAGAAGGTTTCGAACATCCGTGATCTGCTGCCGGTGCTCGAGCAAGTCGCGAAGGCTGGCCGTCCGCTGCTGATCATCGCAGAAGACGTCGAAGGCGAAGCGCTGGCTACGCTCGTGGTCAACAACATCCGCGGCATCCTGAAGACCGTTGCGGTCAAGGCTCCGGGCTTCGGCGATCGTCGCAAGGCGATGCTCGAAGACATCGCGATCCTGACGGGCGGCCAAGTGATCGCCGAAGAAACCGGTCTCACGCTCGAGAAGGCATCGCTGGCTGAACTGGGCCAAGCGAAGCGCATCGAAGTGGGCAAGGAAAACACGACGATCATCGACGGCGCTGGCGAAGCGAAGAACATCGAAGCGCGCGTGAAGCAAGTTCGCACGCAAATCGAAGAAGCGACGTCGGATTACGACCGTGAAAAGCTGCAAGAGCGCGTGGCCAAGCTGGCCGGCGGTGTGGCAGTGATCAAGGTCGGCGCTGCGACCGAAGTCGAAATGAAGGAAAAGAAGGCACGTGTCGAAGACGCACTGCACGCCACGCGCGCAGCCGTTGAAGAAGGCATCGTGGCAGGCGGCGGCGTTGCGCTGATCCGCGCTCGCTCGGCAATCGTCGGCCTGAAGGGCGCGAACGCCGACCAAGACGCCGGCATCAAGATCGTGCTGCGCGCGATGGAAGAGCCGCTGCGTCAGATCGTGATCAACGGCGGCGAAGAAGCCAGCGTCGTGGTGGCAGCAGTTGCAGCAGGCAAGGGCAACTTCGGCTACAACGCAGCCACCGGCCAATACGTCGACCTGGTCGAAGACGGCGTCGTGGACCCGACGAAGGTCACGCGCACCGCGCTGCAAAACGCGGCATCGGTGGCAGGCCTGCTGCTGACGACCGACGCAGCCGTTACCGAGCTGCCGAAGGAAGATGCTCCGATGCCTGGCGGCATGCCCGGCGGCATGGGCGGCATGGGCATGGACATGTAA
- the groES gene encoding co-chaperone GroES, translating into MNLRPLHDRVIVKRLDQETKTASGIVIPDAAAEKPDQGEVLAVGPGKRDDKGAQIALDVKVGDRVLFGKYAGQTVKVDGNELLVMREEDIMAVVQK; encoded by the coding sequence ATGAACCTTCGTCCTTTGCACGATCGCGTCATCGTGAAGCGTTTGGATCAAGAAACCAAGACCGCATCGGGCATCGTGATCCCTGACGCAGCGGCTGAAAAGCCGGATCAAGGCGAAGTGCTCGCCGTCGGCCCCGGCAAGCGCGATGACAAGGGTGCGCAAATCGCCCTCGACGTGAAGGTTGGCGATCGCGTCCTGTTCGGCAAGTACGCTGGCCAGACCGTCAAGGTCGACGGCAACGAACTGCTCGTGATGCGCGAAGAAGACATCATGGCAGTCGTCCAGAAGTAA
- a CDS encoding glycine zipper family protein — MKYSRLSLLASLACASACSVLPTAPSVMALPGTGKTFDQFRADDASCRQYAFSQVGGVSTNQAATASAVGSAAVGTALGAAAGAAFNGGTGAAVGAGAGLLVGSAFGVGAAQSSAYNVQRRYDFAYVQCMYAAGNRVPVRGHMMVAPAGRPYVPPPPSVPPPPPPPPAS, encoded by the coding sequence ATGAAATATTCCAGGCTTTCCTTGCTTGCCTCGCTGGCTTGTGCCAGCGCGTGCTCCGTCCTGCCGACCGCTCCGAGCGTGATGGCGCTGCCCGGTACCGGAAAGACATTCGACCAGTTCCGAGCGGACGATGCCTCATGCCGGCAATATGCGTTCAGCCAGGTGGGCGGCGTGTCGACCAACCAGGCGGCAACAGCGAGCGCGGTGGGGAGCGCCGCCGTCGGAACCGCACTCGGCGCGGCTGCGGGCGCGGCGTTCAATGGAGGGACCGGCGCGGCCGTGGGCGCAGGCGCCGGCCTGCTCGTCGGGAGCGCGTTCGGGGTCGGCGCCGCACAAAGCTCAGCCTACAACGTGCAGCGCCGCTACGACTTTGCGTATGTCCAGTGCATGTATGCCGCGGGCAATCGGGTCCCGGTCCGCGGGCACATGATGGTTGCGCCCGCGGGGCGGCCCTATGTGCCGCCGCCCCCAAGCGTGCCTCCACCGCCACCGCCACCGCCGGCAAGTTGA